Genomic DNA from Synergistaceae bacterium:
AGCAAAGCCGAGAATGCAAGACCGGTGATTACTGCGTATATAACGAGAAGAGTTATTGCAGTGTGAAACTTCATGCGCCAAATACCCTGCCTGATAATGAAGGCAGAAATACCAGCTACAGCAAGAATTACGAGCCATAACACAAGAGTCGTCCCGCCACCGAGTGAATCAGCAAAGAACTCTAAGAGAACATTAGCGTTGAACCATGCAAAGAAAATCATTAAGGCAAGAGAGCCTGCCATGACCAGAAAAAAATCACGCAGTATTTTATGATTACCGATATGTTTTGTTAAATCTGTCAAGCAAATCACTTCCTAAAAGAAAGCGATAAAATAATATAATAATCATTTAATTTTTTCATTTTTCATGACATAAAATAATTCGCGTATCAAAAATTCGAGAGTCATCTTTGCATGTGTACAAAACGCCCTGTCAATTGCCCCTAAAGAATCTGCATTAATCGGACAACCTCCGCCGCAAATTCCCAGTGCCTCACATGTTCTGCATTCTTCTTTGAATACGGGGCTTAATCTGCTCCACAGTTTTATATTTTCGTTACATGATAAATCGCTTTGATTATTATTAATATTCGTAAAGAAGTGTTCTCTATTCTCCGTACAGCCCTGACAGATGCCTACTCCGCCGTCAGGTGTTATTACTATCTGATTACCTGAAGCAGCCGCGCAGTCTGCAAAATATATTTTCTGACTCGCAAATGATTTCAGTTTTCTGGATAATCTTTCTTCATATATTCCAAGTGTTCGAGTCCGCCGGTAAAATTCGCATATAAATCTTGTCGCATTCGCGTAATAATCATCACTGACCCTAAAATCTTTCAAGTTATTCAAAATATTAAAGCATAGTGATTTTATCCCAAGTCTTTGCAACAGATTAATTAATTCATTCATTTCTTTGATAGTATTTTCTGTCAGAGTCACTGAAAGACTTATATCAAGTCCCATATTAACGGCGAGTCCGATTTTATCAATAAGTCTTTGATATATGCTTCGGCCGTTTCTGTCAATTCGTGAAGAGTTTGCTGCCTCCCCTGCTCCGTCGAGGGATATAGAGACGTTTATGTTATTCTCCCTGAGAAAAGATATTATCTTTGAGTCTAATAACATTCCGTTTGTTACAACTGAAAAAGTCAAATTCTCAGTTATGATTTTATCGTTCTGAAGTTCTCGTGATTTCTCGACAATAAATTTAAGCACGTTGAAATTCAATAAAGGT
This window encodes:
- a CDS encoding FibroRumin system radical SAM peptide maturase, translated to MKLSEYAKIFHFQVDIDEVDKVSKDKNIYSYYHSLRMIPVYLNEDEHKALQDGRFGELPDSLIESLRECRILVDNDEKDLIHNVRRLIPKPYICIAYFILTEQCNLACKYCFLGNASCGHKITDYHMSREIAEKALLFFAEQTAQQHENFNSEKNIIFYGGEPLLNFNVLKFIVEKSRELQNDKIITENLTFSVVTNGMLLDSKIISFLRENNINVSISLDGAGEAANSSRIDRNGRSIYQRLIDKIGLAVNMGLDISLSVTLTENTIKEMNELINLLQRLGIKSLCFNILNNLKDFRVSDDYYANATRFICEFYRRTRTLGIYEERLSRKLKSFASQKIYFADCAAASGNQIVITPDGGVGICQGCTENREHFFTNINNNQSDLSCNENIKLWSRLSPVFKEECRTCEALGICGGGCPINADSLGAIDRAFCTHAKMTLEFLIRELFYVMKNEKIK